TCTTCTGGTGCACCAAATGCTAAGAAGAACAAGAAATTGCAGCAGAAGCAGCAGCAACAGACAAATGGAGCAAACATGGTGGTTCAAATGGGTCAAGAAAATAAGGtaatcttgaatttttgtgttcatttaaagacaaaaagaactgattttttttttaaactttttatatcATGTTTTAACACCACTTTTATGAACAGGTAAACTTTCAAAACCAGAACCATTCAAAGCCAGTGGAGTCAGTTCCAGGTGATATTAAGCCTGTTGTTATTACTAGTGTTCCTGGACCTATTATTCCGGCTGTGACTGGTGGTGGTGGGGTTGGTCTGTACACTTCTGGGCAAGGTGAGTTTTCTCTGAAAGAAACAAGTCCACATCTTGGTGGTAAGGACAAGACTAACTCAACATATGACTTGGTGGAACAAATGCAGTATTTGTATGTTAGAGTTGTTAAGGCTAAGGATTTTTCTGTTTTTGgtgttgggggtgggggtgaGCTTGTAGCTGAGGTGAAACTTGGTAACTACAGAGGGATTACTAAAAGGGTTTTTTCAAATCATGCTGAATGGGACCAAGTTTTTGCCTTTTCAAAAGATAGTGTACAGTCCTCTGTGGTGGAGATCTTTGTGAAGGAAAATAACAAAGATGACTTCTTGGGTCgtgtttggtttgatttgaaTGAGGTGCCTAAACGAGTTCCGCCCGATAGTCAGTTGGCTCCACAATGGTATAGAATGGAAGACAAGAAAGGCGATAAGTCTAAAGGTGGTGAACTTATGGTTGCCATATGGTTTGGTACTCAAGCTGATGAAGCCTTTGCTGAGGCTTGGCATTCTAAAGCAGCAAATGTGCATTTTGATGGTTTGTGTTCTATCAAGTCTAAAGTGTATCTGTCGCCTAAGCTTTGGTATTTACGGGTTGGGGTTATTGAAGCACAAGATATTGTTATGGGGGAGAAAGGGTCATCAATTATGAGATACCCTGAACTTTTTGCTAAAGTTCAAGTTGGGAATCAGGTTCTGAGGACTAGAGTTTCTCCTCCTGCTGCTACTAGAAGCCTTACAAATCCTTTCTGGAATGAGGACTTAATGTTTGTGGTTGCTGAGCCATTTGAAGACTTCTTGCTTGTTTCGATTGAGGATAGACTTGCTCCCAACAGAGAGGAAGTTGTGGCGAGGGTTCTTTTGCCTGTTTCAAGCCTAGAAAGGCGCCTAAACGAGAAGCCAGTGACTTCGAGGTGGTTCAATCTTGATACTCATTTAAGCAATGCAAATGATCCCAAAGCTGTGGTTAGATTTGCCTCTCGGATTCACCTCCGCGCTTCACTTGATGGTGGTTACCATGTGCTTGATGAGGCAACAATGTACAGCAGTGATGTTAGACCAACAGCAAAACAGTTGTGGAAGCCCCACATTGGAGTTCTCGAGGTTGGGGTTTTGGGAGCTACCAATCTCGTGccaatgaaaatgaaagaaggCAAGGGTGTCTCTGTAGATGCGTATTGTGTTGCAAAGTATGGGCAGAAATGGGTCCGAACTAGGACTGTGGTGGACAGCTTATCTCCTAAATGGAATGAACAATATACTTGGGAAGTCTTTGATCCTTGCACTGTTATCACTATTGGGGTGTTTGATAATTCTCGTGTAGACAAGAATATGGCTAACCCTGTGGCTGGAAATCGGGACTCTCGAATTGGAAAGGTTAGGATCAGGCTATCAACTCTTGAATCAGATAGAGTTTATACTCATGCATATCCACTCTTGATGCTGCATCCCTCTGGGGTGAAAAAAATGGGGGAGCTTCATTTGGCTGTCAGGTTTTCATGTGCTAACATGGTGAATATGCTTCATATGTATACCATGCCGTTGCTTCCAAAGATGCATTATGTTCATCCCTTGTCTGTTAGTCAGTTAGACAGCTTGAGGCATCAGGCTATGAATGTGGTGGCAACAAGGCTTAGTCGATCCGAGCCACCTTTGGGAAGAGAAGTGGTGGAGTACATGCTCGATCATGATTCTCATATGTGGAGCATGAGAAAGAGCAAAGCAAATTTCTTTAGGCTAACAAATGTGGTTTCTTGGTTTGTTATTATGAGCAGATTTCTAGAGTCTGCGCGcaattggcataagccaatgcACTCTGCATTAGCACTTATTGCCTTTACCATTCTTGTATTGGTGCCTGAGCTCATCATCCCTTGTGTACTACTCAACTTGGCTGCAGTAGGACTATGGCGTTACAGGTCACGCCCACGCCACCCTCCTCATATGGACACTCGACTCTCATATGCAGAGAGTGTTTATCCAGATGAACTGGACGAGGAGTTTGATTCATTCCCTACCAGCAGAAATGCAGAAATCGTTCGAATGAGATATGACAGACTGAGGAGTGTGGCTGGTAGGATTCAAACTGTGGTTGGTGATATGGCAACTCAAGGGGAGAGATTTCAGGCATTGTTAAGCTGGAGGGATCCAAGAGCAACATTCTTGTTTGTAATATTCTGCTTCTTTGCTGCCTTTTTCTTCTATTTGGTGCCAATCAAATGGGTGGTAGCTCTTTGGGGTTTGTATTATTTGAGACCACCTAGGTTCAGGAACAGGTTGCCATCCAGTGCTGTATGTTTCTTGAAGAGGCTGCCTACCAGGGCAGATAGCATGTTGTAAAATGTTAGAAGTCATTAGTGGGGCATGTAGTATTTTGTGAACTGTAGGATCAGACTAGGATTTGAAATGCCCTTGTGTCTGTTTTGTT
The nucleotide sequence above comes from Solanum pennellii chromosome 9, SPENNV200. Encoded proteins:
- the LOC107031470 gene encoding FT-interacting protein 7, with translation MNNGKEKLVVEVVAAHNLMPKDGEGSSSPFVEVEFENQRQRTQVKMRDLNPVWNEKLVFHVNDAADLPYRTIEVNVFNEKRSNTSRNFLGRARISGSSIAKEGEEIAQLYTLDKRSLFSHVRGELSLKIYLSTTEQVKQVITDNGNAGGGGGGVVSSGAPNAKKNKKLQQKQQQQTNGANMVVQMGQENKVNFQNQNHSKPVESVPGDIKPVVITSVPGPIIPAVTGGGGVGLYTSGQGEFSLKETSPHLGGKDKTNSTYDLVEQMQYLYVRVVKAKDFSVFGVGGGGELVAEVKLGNYRGITKRVFSNHAEWDQVFAFSKDSVQSSVVEIFVKENNKDDFLGRVWFDLNEVPKRVPPDSQLAPQWYRMEDKKGDKSKGGELMVAIWFGTQADEAFAEAWHSKAANVHFDGLCSIKSKVYLSPKLWYLRVGVIEAQDIVMGEKGSSIMRYPELFAKVQVGNQVLRTRVSPPAATRSLTNPFWNEDLMFVVAEPFEDFLLVSIEDRLAPNREEVVARVLLPVSSLERRLNEKPVTSRWFNLDTHLSNANDPKAVVRFASRIHLRASLDGGYHVLDEATMYSSDVRPTAKQLWKPHIGVLEVGVLGATNLVPMKMKEGKGVSVDAYCVAKYGQKWVRTRTVVDSLSPKWNEQYTWEVFDPCTVITIGVFDNSRVDKNMANPVAGNRDSRIGKVRIRLSTLESDRVYTHAYPLLMLHPSGVKKMGELHLAVRFSCANMVNMLHMYTMPLLPKMHYVHPLSVSQLDSLRHQAMNVVATRLSRSEPPLGREVVEYMLDHDSHMWSMRKSKANFFRLTNVVSWFVIMSRFLESARNWHKPMHSALALIAFTILVLVPELIIPCVLLNLAAVGLWRYRSRPRHPPHMDTRLSYAESVYPDELDEEFDSFPTSRNAEIVRMRYDRLRSVAGRIQTVVGDMATQGERFQALLSWRDPRATFLFVIFCFFAAFFFYLVPIKWVVALWGLYYLRPPRFRNRLPSSAVCFLKRLPTRADSML